The Thermosynechococcus sp. genome has a segment encoding these proteins:
- a CDS encoding DUF1816 domain-containing protein: MLSDNNTGFTSWLADLLNGIGLAWWVKIETKTPPCTYYFGPFLTSMEAEKEKDGYIEDLKAEGAEGLEVSVVRCRPEEVTIEAEKKTRVPLSVGMT, encoded by the coding sequence ATGCTTAGCGATAATAATACAGGTTTTACAAGCTGGCTCGCCGATCTCCTCAATGGAATCGGTCTGGCATGGTGGGTCAAAATAGAGACAAAGACCCCCCCCTGCACGTACTACTTTGGCCCTTTTCTGACATCCATGGAGGCCGAAAAAGAAAAGGATGGCTACATTGAGGACCTGAAGGCTGAGGGAGCAGAGGGACTTGAGGTTAGTGTGGTGCGCTGCCGTCCTGAAGAGGTGACCATTGAGGCCGAAAAAAAGACGCGGGTGCCCCTTAGTGTCGGCATGACATAG
- a CDS encoding rubredoxin has translation MTAETPDVAPLDRFECRACGYIYEPAKGDENRSIPPGTAFADLPVNWRCPVCSAPKKQFSNIGPVGSPSGFKENLNYGLGVNRLTPGQKNILIFGGLALAVLFLLSFYNVR, from the coding sequence ATGACCGCCGAAACTCCTGATGTTGCGCCCTTAGATCGGTTTGAGTGCCGTGCCTGCGGCTACATCTATGAACCAGCAAAGGGAGACGAGAATCGCTCGATTCCGCCCGGCACAGCCTTTGCTGATCTCCCCGTGAACTGGCGGTGCCCAGTGTGCAGTGCCCCAAAAAAGCAATTTAGCAACATTGGACCTGTGGGATCCCCCTCGGGCTTCAAGGAGAATCTGAACTACGGCTTGGGTGTGAATCGCCTCACCCCTGGCCAAAAAAATATCCTCATTTTTGGTGGTCTTGCCCTTGCTGTTCTTTTTCTACTGAGTTTCTATAATGTTCGCTAA
- a CDS encoding carbohydrate porin, protein MAGAPGATFNSYHIEGVYRIPISRNISITPGVIALVNPNSNSNNAPIVLGVVRTTFSF, encoded by the coding sequence GTGGCGGGTGCTCCTGGTGCAACGTTTAACTCTTACCACATTGAGGGGGTATACCGCATTCCTATTTCACGGAATATTTCAATCACACCGGGGGTCATTGCTTTGGTCAACCCCAACAGCAACAGTAACAATGCCCCAATCGTCCTCGGTGTGGTACGGACAACCTTTAGCTTCTAG
- the sfsA gene encoding DNA/RNA nuclease SfsA: MTPTFCWHYPPLQEGILCRRYRRFFAEIELTSGDRITAHCPNTGPMTGICQVGAPVQVSYHADPKRKLAYTWEMIFVDGTWVGVNTSLPNRVIASALAAGILPELAGYGTQQREVAYGQERSRIDFYLTDHPQQPSAYVEVKNTTWAQGGLALFPDTVTTRGQKHLRELQWLRQTQPEARVCMLYFINRGDCDRFAPGDSADPTYGQLLRAAYNEGVEILPYRFAIEPRGIQFLGVAKLVL, from the coding sequence GTGACTCCCACATTCTGTTGGCACTATCCACCGCTCCAAGAAGGAATTCTCTGTCGGCGCTATCGGCGATTTTTTGCTGAGATTGAGTTGACCTCTGGCGATCGCATTACAGCCCACTGCCCAAATACAGGCCCAATGACAGGGATTTGCCAAGTAGGTGCCCCCGTTCAAGTCTCCTACCATGCGGACCCCAAGCGCAAGCTGGCCTATACGTGGGAAATGATTTTTGTTGACGGTACTTGGGTAGGGGTGAATACCAGTCTGCCCAATCGGGTCATCGCTTCGGCATTGGCGGCAGGCATCCTACCGGAACTGGCTGGCTACGGTACGCAGCAGCGAGAGGTGGCCTATGGTCAAGAGCGCAGCCGCATTGACTTTTATTTAACGGATCATCCTCAACAGCCCTCCGCCTATGTTGAGGTGAAAAATACCACTTGGGCGCAGGGGGGCTTAGCGCTGTTCCCTGATACGGTAACCACCCGAGGTCAAAAGCACTTGCGGGAACTGCAATGGCTGCGGCAAACCCAGCCGGAGGCCCGTGTCTGTATGCTTTACTTCATTAATCGCGGCGATTGCGATCGCTTTGCGCCCGGCGACAGTGCCGATCCCACCTATGGACAACTCTTGCGCGCTGCCTACAACGAAGGGGTAGAAATTTTGCCCTACCGCTTTGCCATTGAGCCAAGGGGTATTCAGTTCTTGGGAGTTGCCAAGCTGGTGCTCTAG
- a CDS encoding PspA/IM30 family protein, with protein sequence MGLLDRVGMVIRSNLNALVSAAEDPEKILEQTIIDMNADLVKLRQAVAQAIAAQKRLEQQYTQNLKDAQQWEERARLALSRGDEALALEALNRKKTAADTAIALKAQVDQMAAQVKTLKDNLTALESKISEAKTKKEMLKARVRAAKASEQIHQAVSKVGTSNAMAAFERMEDKVLQMEARSQAIAELSGDTLESKFEALQSSANKQDVEFELLEMKRQMGLLPDAPSAGTLPQTATGSSQLNININISAPEVQDAPRTSASSQSKSIDDDMAELRRLLES encoded by the coding sequence ATGGGTTTACTTGATCGTGTGGGCATGGTCATTCGCTCTAACCTCAATGCCCTAGTCAGTGCTGCCGAAGATCCGGAAAAAATTCTCGAGCAAACGATTATTGATATGAATGCCGACTTGGTGAAGTTACGCCAAGCGGTTGCTCAGGCCATTGCCGCTCAAAAACGACTCGAACAACAGTACACCCAAAATCTTAAGGATGCCCAGCAGTGGGAAGAGCGGGCACGGCTTGCCCTCAGTAGAGGAGATGAAGCCCTGGCTCTCGAAGCCTTGAACCGCAAGAAAACTGCCGCAGATACCGCTATTGCCCTCAAAGCCCAGGTGGATCAAATGGCTGCTCAAGTGAAAACCCTCAAGGACAACTTGACGGCCCTTGAAAGCAAAATTTCTGAGGCCAAAACGAAGAAGGAAATGCTTAAGGCACGGGTTCGTGCAGCCAAAGCCTCCGAACAGATTCATCAAGCGGTCAGCAAGGTGGGCACCTCCAATGCAATGGCGGCATTTGAACGCATGGAAGATAAAGTGCTCCAAATGGAGGCTCGCTCCCAAGCTATTGCTGAACTGAGTGGCGATACGCTCGAAAGTAAATTCGAAGCCCTCCAAAGCAGTGCTAACAAGCAGGACGTGGAATTTGAGCTGCTGGAAATGAAGCGGCAAATGGGTCTGTTGCCTGATGCCCCCTCTGCGGGGACGCTACCCCAGACCGCCACTGGCAGCAGTCAATTGAATATCAATATCAATATCTCTGCTCCTGAAGTGCAGGACGCACCACGCACCAGTGCATCGTCTCAAAGTAAATCTATTGATGACGATATGGCAGAACTCCGCCGTCTGCTAGAGAGTTAG
- a CDS encoding DUF2973 domain-containing protein produces the protein MLQLIYIVAFTVLALLAMANLIRSLLTLGIESQGQLSPQRVTHPELLDSDGHVIDEPLLVMRSLSVEDARAQLDAIYRASPSYGDDSCGETQA, from the coding sequence ATGTTGCAGTTGATCTACATTGTTGCCTTTACGGTCTTGGCCCTACTGGCCATGGCGAATTTGATTCGCAGTTTATTGACCCTCGGCATTGAATCGCAAGGGCAATTGTCACCGCAACGGGTGACCCATCCAGAACTTTTAGATAGTGATGGCCATGTGATTGACGAACCCCTGTTGGTAATGCGCTCTTTGAGCGTCGAAGATGCCCGTGCTCAACTGGATGCGATCTATCGCGCATCCCCCAGCTACGGTGACGACTCCTGTGGAGAAACTCAAGCCTAA
- the fabI gene encoding enoyl-ACP reductase FabI, which yields MLLDLSGKRALVTGIANNRSIAWGIAQQLHAAGAELAVTYLPDERGKLKQKVEELTAPLVPKLLLPLDVQQPQQIDDVFAAIQSTWGGLDILIHCLAFAQKEDLSGDFSAVSLEGFHLALDISAYSLISLSRAAKPLMTHGGSIITLTYLGGVRVVPNYNVMGIAKAALEMNVRYLAAELGPLNIRVNGISAGPIRTLASSAVGGILDMIHHVEATAPLRRTVTQTEVGNTAAFLASDLASGITGQILYVDSGYCIMGM from the coding sequence ATGCTCCTAGACCTATCGGGAAAACGCGCCCTTGTGACAGGCATTGCCAATAATCGCTCGATTGCTTGGGGGATTGCCCAACAGCTCCATGCAGCGGGTGCTGAGCTGGCAGTGACATATCTGCCCGACGAGCGGGGAAAGCTCAAGCAAAAGGTCGAGGAACTGACAGCCCCCCTTGTTCCCAAGTTGCTCCTGCCGCTAGATGTGCAGCAACCTCAACAAATTGACGACGTCTTTGCGGCGATTCAATCCACATGGGGTGGCTTAGATATCTTGATTCACTGTTTGGCCTTTGCTCAAAAAGAAGATCTCAGTGGTGACTTTTCAGCAGTCTCCCTTGAGGGCTTTCATCTTGCCCTCGACATTAGTGCCTACTCCCTCATCTCCCTCAGCCGTGCCGCCAAACCGCTGATGACCCATGGGGGTTCAATCATTACCCTCACCTATTTGGGGGGTGTGCGGGTTGTGCCAAACTACAACGTCATGGGCATTGCTAAGGCAGCCCTAGAAATGAACGTGCGCTATCTAGCAGCGGAACTAGGGCCTCTGAATATCCGCGTCAATGGTATCTCCGCTGGTCCAATTCGCACCTTAGCCTCCTCAGCCGTAGGGGGCATTCTGGACATGATTCACCATGTGGAAGCCACGGCTCCCCTGCGGCGCACGGTAACCCAAACAGAAGTGGGCAACACGGCAGCTTTTCTGGCTAGTGATCTAGCCAGTGGTATCACTGGCCAAATTCTTTATGTGGATTCGGGCTACTGCATCATGGGGATGTGA
- a CDS encoding HAD family hydrolase, which translates to MAQIFPSLLALDFDGVLCNGLREYFQTSWRVYQQVWPEQPLGISLEKLERQFGQLRAVITVGWEMPLLLRAIVEGTPAQEILQDWPKVCDRLLATYHLTAADLGARVDGLRDRWIETDWQSWLALHNFYDGVIAAVQHWQAQGQALAIVTTKEQRFVTYLLEQAGLSFPSEAIYGKEQQQPKPVILQALQSTYGAPLWFVEDRLGALLQVAATSELAETKLFLATWGYTTAGDRAQAEAHPRIHLLSLEQFCQFPHWLSA; encoded by the coding sequence TATTTTCAAACCAGTTGGCGAGTCTATCAGCAGGTGTGGCCTGAGCAGCCCCTTGGGATTTCCCTAGAGAAACTAGAAAGGCAATTTGGTCAATTGCGCGCTGTGATTACGGTGGGGTGGGAGATGCCGCTGCTGTTGCGGGCAATTGTTGAAGGTACCCCTGCTCAAGAGATTCTCCAAGATTGGCCAAAGGTGTGCGATCGCCTGCTGGCTACCTATCATCTCACTGCCGCTGATTTAGGAGCACGAGTGGACGGCCTGCGCGATCGCTGGATTGAAACGGACTGGCAAAGCTGGTTAGCGCTCCATAACTTTTATGACGGTGTCATAGCCGCTGTGCAACACTGGCAGGCCCAAGGGCAAGCCCTCGCCATTGTCACCACCAAGGAGCAGCGCTTTGTCACCTACTTGCTGGAGCAGGCGGGCCTCTCTTTTCCCTCGGAGGCCATCTATGGCAAAGAGCAACAGCAGCCAAAACCTGTGATTCTTCAGGCGCTGCAGTCAACCTATGGCGCGCCCCTGTGGTTTGTTGAGGATCGCCTTGGGGCACTACTACAGGTTGCAGCGACATCGGAACTCGCGGAAACAAAACTCTTTTTGGCCACCTGGGGCTATACCACCGCGGGCGATCGCGCCCAGGCTGAAGCACATCCGCGCATCCATCTCCTCAGCCTAGAACAATTTTGCCAATTTCCCCACTGGCTGTCCGCCTAA
- a CDS encoding phycobiliprotein lyase, which translates to MDIRDFFAQSAGRWFSQRTSHHLAFKQTESGKSQLTIELLSVDDPAVIALCQQYDMDPAWAVCGARVSWDGTMEWDSEKHEGSTVLVPIMDQGSRMEGKLLREMGYAEKAPVAGRFSMGSDGALTLITEYETMYSEERLWFASPNLRLRTSILKRFGGFSMASFCSEIRLGVTQPANS; encoded by the coding sequence ATGGACATCCGCGATTTTTTTGCCCAAAGTGCTGGCCGCTGGTTTTCCCAACGTACGAGTCATCACTTGGCTTTTAAGCAAACTGAGTCAGGCAAGTCTCAGTTAACCATTGAATTACTGTCCGTCGATGATCCTGCGGTAATTGCCCTGTGTCAGCAATATGACATGGATCCCGCTTGGGCAGTGTGCGGCGCACGGGTTAGCTGGGACGGCACAATGGAATGGGATAGCGAGAAGCACGAAGGCTCAACAGTATTAGTCCCCATCATGGATCAGGGGTCGCGGATGGAAGGCAAGCTCCTGCGGGAAATGGGCTATGCCGAAAAAGCACCCGTTGCGGGTCGCTTCAGTATGGGCAGTGATGGTGCCCTGACATTGATTACCGAATACGAAACCATGTATTCCGAAGAGCGCCTCTGGTTTGCCAGCCCCAATTTACGTCTGCGCACCAGTATTCTCAAGCGCTTTGGTGGTTTTAGTATGGCTTCCTTCTGCTCGGAAATTCGCTTAGGGGTGACGCAACCCGCCAACTCCTGA
- a CDS encoding DUF2605 domain-containing protein encodes MLHSNLPEPQLLKVLLEPLLEDFQYWFTRSRSLLQTEVIPFLNVAEQQALLEQVETALNDVIATQSLFRATDGQVGVDTQVLMQWHTLLMECWQVAHHYRLSKSCDA; translated from the coding sequence ATGCTGCACTCAAATTTACCTGAGCCTCAACTACTTAAGGTCTTACTGGAGCCGCTACTTGAAGATTTTCAGTACTGGTTCACGCGATCGCGATCGCTGTTGCAGACAGAAGTCATTCCCTTTTTGAACGTGGCGGAACAGCAGGCACTCCTTGAACAGGTGGAGACGGCCCTCAACGATGTAATTGCCACCCAAAGCCTCTTTCGGGCAACGGACGGCCAAGTGGGGGTTGATACACAGGTATTAATGCAGTGGCATACACTCTTGATGGAGTGCTGGCAGGTTGCCCACCACTATCGCTTATCCAAATCTTGTGACGCTTAA
- a CDS encoding VOC family protein, with protein MVFLHVAINVTDLERAAAFYEGLLGLTPVDRPLKFPGRWYQIGAVQIHLIQAQKVVDTCQDQRWGRNPHFALGVTDLASLEQRLVAAQIPCQRSASGRAAIFVADPDGNLIELSQMS; from the coding sequence ATGGTTTTTCTCCACGTTGCCATTAACGTCACGGATCTAGAGCGAGCGGCTGCCTTCTATGAAGGGTTGCTGGGTCTTACCCCCGTCGATCGCCCCCTGAAATTTCCCGGCCGCTGGTATCAAATCGGTGCCGTGCAAATTCATCTAATCCAAGCGCAGAAGGTGGTAGATACCTGTCAAGATCAACGGTGGGGACGTAACCCCCACTTTGCCCTTGGTGTAACTGATTTAGCCAGTCTCGAACAACGCCTAGTGGCAGCCCAAATCCCCTGCCAGCGCAGTGCCTCAGGACGAGCTGCAATCTTTGTCGCAGATCCCGATGGCAATTTGATTGAACTTAGCCAAATGTCCTAG
- the rsmG gene encoding 16S rRNA (guanine(527)-N(7))-methyltransferase RsmG translates to MITNPSTLLLEQFPWQETLQWQPTPQQQEQFQRFYGAILAANQGMNLTRITAAPDFWEKHLWDSLRGILPWLQPTGETLWGTKIQQVIDIGSGGGFPGVPVAIARPDWSVTLLEATQKKVKFLHSLGSAIGLANIYPEWGRAESHGRRYDLALIRAVGDVARCCAYGLPLLRSGGILVLYRGQWSDEDTQHLETLLPRYRTRQLDIQGFTTPLSHAQRHCVYLQRQG, encoded by the coding sequence GTGATAACGAATCCTAGCACGTTATTGCTTGAGCAATTCCCTTGGCAGGAGACACTCCAGTGGCAACCCACACCCCAACAGCAGGAACAGTTTCAACGGTTCTATGGGGCTATCCTTGCAGCCAACCAAGGGATGAACCTGACGCGGATTACGGCAGCCCCTGATTTCTGGGAGAAGCACCTCTGGGATTCGTTGCGGGGCATTTTGCCGTGGCTTCAGCCCACTGGGGAAACGTTGTGGGGAACCAAGATTCAACAGGTCATTGATATTGGCAGTGGCGGTGGTTTTCCGGGGGTACCGGTGGCGATCGCCCGCCCAGACTGGTCAGTAACGCTCCTTGAAGCAACCCAAAAGAAAGTCAAATTTTTGCACTCTCTGGGTTCAGCGATTGGTTTGGCCAACATTTACCCAGAATGGGGACGGGCAGAGTCCCATGGGCGCCGTTATGATTTGGCCTTGATTCGAGCCGTCGGTGATGTTGCTCGTTGTTGTGCCTACGGCTTGCCCCTGTTGCGCTCGGGGGGCATCTTAGTCCTGTACCGAGGCCAGTGGAGCGACGAGGATACTCAACATCTAGAGACTCTCTTGCCGCGATACCGCACTCGACAACTAGACATTCAAGGATTTACTACTCCCTTGAGTCATGCCCAACGGCACTGCGTTTACCTGCAGCGTCAGGGTTGA
- a CDS encoding ComEC/Rec2 family competence protein, translating into MFNITKADGILWAIAFVTGCIFSLFPWGWLGVLVLGGMLYGGRRRGGKVWLRLPASQSFAIATVVALLATLYVWLRTPQPGVNDLSSLVPRLEALHLPPTVLVEGRVETTPLPNRAGRLRFFLGVERYQNLSQDPAQRGVLQGRASGRLYVTLPAQQGAKLHPSQRIRLVGRLYLPRSGGSQFFRAFNFRRQLQLQHTFAGLAGHKVTILDQGSPWGLWALRQRILQVHTQGLGDRYGAVVAAMVLGNRAVAIPFEVRDSFRRVGLSHALAASGFHTAILLAVVLTATRPLPHRWRYGLGAGVLVFFAFLTGFAPSAMRAVLMGLAGLVALVDGQKGQPLVILLAIATAMLIYNPLWIEDIGFQLSFLATLGLIVSAQPISDRLDWLPTFLRNVVAVSVAASLWVLPLSLAIFGTFPVYGLPANVLANPLLIFLTVGGFISAMVGLILPPLGSALAWLLYSPTALLLWLIETIGRWPGAMIALGSLGWLQVVVLYALMVLVWLSPPWRRRWFLVFTLGVSLVLVPFILRQNTLFQATVLANTQVPTLVIQQPAGTVVINGGDPEGLTAFLAQEGINRIDWAVASDRRYRQQRGWADIHWMTPIRQLTDVPTAESDPAYREMLSTLKVPHESLPLRQPVQLGQVKITVLRADPAILTLELGNTQWLFVTDPSRDAAQTDWLAVTPIEPPQVLWWWGRKLTPRLFEIVKPRSVILSRPTLDPAIAGYLKQQHIPYFVVGEVGEVRWQADGSLKANAPQNDSLI; encoded by the coding sequence ATGTTCAACATTACCAAGGCGGATGGGATTCTCTGGGCGATCGCCTTTGTTACGGGGTGTATTTTCAGTCTCTTTCCGTGGGGGTGGCTGGGGGTCTTGGTACTAGGGGGAATGCTCTATGGGGGCCGTCGTCGCGGTGGAAAGGTTTGGCTGCGACTGCCTGCGAGTCAAAGTTTTGCGATCGCCACCGTGGTTGCCCTCTTGGCAACGCTCTATGTATGGCTGCGCACCCCCCAGCCAGGGGTGAATGACCTCAGCAGTTTGGTGCCGCGTCTTGAGGCACTGCATCTACCGCCAACGGTGCTCGTTGAGGGTCGTGTTGAAACCACACCCCTGCCCAATCGTGCTGGGCGCCTACGCTTTTTCCTAGGGGTGGAGCGCTATCAAAATCTCAGTCAGGACCCTGCCCAACGTGGGGTCCTGCAGGGGAGGGCGAGTGGCCGCCTCTATGTAACCCTGCCAGCGCAGCAAGGGGCAAAGCTGCATCCCAGCCAACGGATTCGGCTTGTGGGACGGCTCTATCTTCCCCGCAGTGGGGGTAGTCAGTTTTTTCGTGCCTTTAACTTTCGGCGGCAGCTTCAGTTGCAGCATACCTTTGCGGGCTTAGCGGGCCATAAGGTCACGATTTTGGATCAGGGATCACCCTGGGGGTTGTGGGCCCTGCGGCAGCGAATTCTCCAAGTCCATACCCAAGGATTGGGCGATCGCTATGGGGCGGTGGTCGCGGCCATGGTGCTGGGGAACCGTGCGGTGGCGATTCCCTTTGAGGTGCGCGACAGTTTTCGGCGCGTGGGGCTTTCCCATGCGCTGGCGGCCTCAGGGTTTCACACAGCAATTCTTTTGGCGGTTGTCCTAACGGCAACCCGCCCTCTGCCGCACCGGTGGCGCTATGGTCTGGGGGCTGGTGTCTTGGTGTTCTTTGCTTTTTTGACTGGATTTGCCCCCTCAGCAATGCGCGCTGTGCTCATGGGCTTAGCGGGGTTAGTGGCTTTAGTGGATGGCCAAAAGGGGCAGCCCCTTGTGATCCTGCTGGCGATCGCCACTGCCATGCTGATCTACAACCCCCTTTGGATTGAGGACATTGGCTTTCAATTGAGCTTCCTCGCCACCTTGGGCTTAATTGTCAGTGCCCAACCCATCAGCGATCGCCTCGATTGGCTGCCGACCTTCCTGCGCAACGTCGTTGCTGTGTCTGTAGCAGCCAGCCTCTGGGTACTTCCCCTGTCCCTCGCCATCTTTGGCACTTTCCCAGTCTATGGTCTGCCGGCCAATGTCCTTGCCAATCCTCTTCTCATTTTCTTGACGGTTGGGGGGTTTATCAGTGCAATGGTTGGCCTCATCCTTCCCCCCCTAGGATCCGCTCTAGCTTGGCTTCTCTACTCCCCCACCGCCTTGCTGCTGTGGCTGATTGAAACCATTGGCCGATGGCCGGGGGCAATGATTGCCCTGGGCAGCTTGGGTTGGCTACAGGTTGTTGTCCTCTATGCTCTGATGGTGCTGGTGTGGTTAAGTCCCCCTTGGCGGCGGCGCTGGTTTTTGGTGTTTACACTGGGCGTCAGCCTTGTCCTAGTGCCCTTTATTCTCCGCCAAAACACCCTCTTTCAAGCCACCGTTCTCGCCAATACACAGGTGCCCACACTAGTAATTCAGCAACCGGCGGGAACCGTGGTAATTAATGGGGGGGATCCCGAAGGGTTAACGGCTTTCTTGGCTCAAGAGGGCATTAATCGCATTGATTGGGCGGTGGCTAGCGATCGCCGGTACCGCCAACAACGGGGTTGGGCCGATATTCATTGGATGACGCCAATTCGCCAATTGACGGATGTGCCAACGGCCGAGAGTGATCCTGCCTACCGAGAAATGTTGAGCACCCTCAAAGTCCCCCATGAATCCCTACCCCTGCGGCAACCGGTTCAACTGGGGCAGGTGAAAATTACTGTCCTGCGAGCGGATCCAGCCATCTTGACCTTGGAGCTGGGCAACACTCAATGGCTCTTTGTGACCGATCCGAGCCGGGATGCCGCCCAAACCGATTGGCTGGCCGTGACGCCCATAGAACCGCCCCAGGTTCTCTGGTGGTGGGGGCGCAAATTAACACCACGCCTCTTTGAAATTGTCAAACCACGCAGTGTCATTCTTAGTCGCCCTACCCTTGATCCGGCGATCGCCGGCTACCTAAAGCAGCAACACATTCCCTATTTTGTCGTTGGCGAAGTGGGGGAAGTACGCTGGCAGGCCGATGGCTCCCTAAAGGCAAATGCTCCGCAAAACGATAGTTTGATCTAG
- a CDS encoding photosynthesis system II assembly factor Ycf48 produces the protein MKGIKFLHWLLVTVLLWVSLSTSALAIPALDYNPWEAIQLPTTSTILDMSFIDRNHGWLVGTNATLMETRDSGQTWEPRRLVLDNPDYRFNSVSFQGNEGWIVGEPPIMLHTTDGGQSWSQIPLNPKLPGSPRLIKALGNGAAEMMTDVGAIYRTKDSGKNWQALVQEAIGVMRNLNRSPSGEYVAVSSRGSFYSTWEPGQTAWEPHNRTTSRRLHNMGFTPDGRLWMIVNGGKIAFSDPDNSENWGELLSPLRRNSVGFLDLAYRTPNEVWLAGGAGVLLCSQDGGQTWQQDVDVKKVPSNFYKILFFGPDQGFILGQKGILLRYVTDLTAAPA, from the coding sequence ATGAAAGGAATCAAGTTCCTGCATTGGCTCCTAGTGACCGTTCTCCTCTGGGTGAGCCTGAGCACCTCTGCCCTGGCTATCCCTGCTTTGGACTACAATCCTTGGGAAGCCATCCAACTGCCAACAACCTCAACGATTCTTGACATGAGCTTTATTGACCGTAATCACGGTTGGTTAGTCGGTACCAATGCCACGCTAATGGAAACTCGCGACAGTGGTCAAACCTGGGAACCGCGTAGGCTGGTTTTAGATAATCCCGACTATCGCTTCAACAGCGTTAGCTTCCAGGGGAACGAGGGCTGGATTGTCGGTGAGCCGCCAATTATGCTGCACACAACCGATGGTGGCCAGTCTTGGAGCCAAATTCCCCTCAATCCCAAACTCCCCGGTTCGCCCCGCCTGATCAAAGCCCTCGGCAATGGCGCTGCGGAAATGATGACCGATGTGGGGGCAATTTACCGCACCAAAGATAGTGGCAAAAACTGGCAAGCATTAGTCCAAGAAGCCATTGGTGTCATGCGCAACCTCAACCGTTCGCCCTCTGGAGAGTATGTGGCTGTCTCCTCGCGGGGGAGCTTTTACTCTACTTGGGAACCGGGCCAAACCGCTTGGGAACCCCATAATCGCACCACCTCACGCCGCCTCCACAATATGGGCTTTACCCCTGATGGTCGGCTCTGGATGATTGTCAATGGGGGTAAAATTGCTTTTTCTGATCCAGATAATTCTGAGAATTGGGGAGAACTGCTGAGTCCTCTGCGTCGCAATAGTGTTGGCTTCCTTGATCTGGCCTATCGCACACCCAACGAAGTATGGCTAGCAGGGGGGGCCGGCGTGCTGCTGTGTAGCCAAGATGGTGGCCAAACGTGGCAGCAGGATGTGGACGTGAAGAAAGTCCCCTCCAACTTTTATAAAATTCTCTTCTTTGGTCCCGATCAAGGGTTCATCCTCGGCCAGAAGGGAATCTTACTGCGGTATGTGACTGACTTGACGGCTGCTCCAGCGTAA
- a CDS encoding aromatic ring-hydroxylating dioxygenase subunit alpha produces MTSSSTSFSLHEGSSFLRHIWYYGLPAADLKPGRCQAKVLLGEPILFCRTTSGKPFALRNLCPHRGIPLHYGRFDGEEVECPYHGWRFNAHGHCTLIPSLTSDSDVDLKNFGVLSYPVREVQGNLWIFFPANERNVSEPTLEVPLVPGFSAETQPQAVQKFIFPGHLDQVFINFMDPSHAPFVHGAWWWRKRGKLFEKAKTFDPSPYGFTMRRHPLLRKSWAHHILGGHPEVEIIYRLPGIRIETNYSDRHTFCFLITLTPINDQETELTATYYWTFPWLAPLKPLLAPLAREFLNQDLRIVAKQSEGLKYKPPLTLIKEADYQAKWYYQLKREYEKAIQEEREFVNPLKTQVLRWR; encoded by the coding sequence ATGACATCCAGCAGCACTTCATTCTCCCTTCATGAGGGTAGTAGCTTTTTGCGCCATATCTGGTACTATGGCTTGCCAGCCGCTGACCTTAAACCGGGTCGCTGTCAAGCCAAGGTGCTTTTAGGGGAACCGATCCTATTTTGTCGTACCACTTCAGGAAAGCCCTTTGCCCTGCGTAATCTCTGCCCTCACCGTGGCATTCCCCTGCACTATGGTCGCTTTGATGGCGAAGAGGTGGAGTGCCCCTATCACGGCTGGCGCTTTAATGCCCACGGCCACTGTACGCTCATTCCCTCGCTGACGAGTGATAGCGATGTGGATCTCAAAAACTTTGGGGTGTTGAGCTATCCAGTGCGCGAGGTGCAGGGCAATCTCTGGATTTTTTTCCCGGCCAATGAGCGCAATGTCAGCGAGCCCACCCTAGAGGTGCCCCTGGTTCCCGGATTTAGTGCCGAGACCCAACCCCAAGCCGTACAAAAATTCATCTTTCCGGGACATCTGGATCAGGTGTTTATTAACTTTATGGATCCTTCCCATGCCCCCTTTGTCCATGGGGCCTGGTGGTGGCGCAAGCGAGGCAAGCTCTTTGAGAAGGCGAAAACCTTTGATCCGTCGCCCTATGGCTTTACAATGCGCCGTCATCCCCTGTTGCGCAAGTCTTGGGCACACCACATTTTGGGTGGCCACCCTGAGGTGGAAATTATCTATCGGCTGCCGGGCATTCGCATCGAAACTAACTATAGCGATCGCCACACGTTTTGTTTTCTGATTACCCTCACCCCCATTAACGATCAGGAAACTGAACTCACCGCCACCTACTACTGGACATTTCCTTGGCTTGCTCCCCTGAAACCCCTACTGGCTCCCCTAGCGCGGGAATTTCTCAACCAAGATTTGCGTATTGTAGCCAAGCAAAGCGAAGGCCTGAAGTACAAGCCACCCTTGACGCTCATTAAAGAAGCAGATTACCAAGCCAAGTGGTACTACCAGCTTAAACGGGAGTACGAAAAGGCCATTCAAGAGGAACGGGAATTTGTCAACCCCCTGAAAACCCAAGTCCTGCGCTGGCGATAA